CGAGTAAGGCGGTTCTAACCAACAGCCTGGATTGGCAAGTGATTTGTTAATGTCGATGAAATAATCTTGAACAAGAAGGTCACGGATTCGTGAGTCTCTAACATGCATCCCCTGAAGCAAACTCCTATATTATTGTATATGACTGGTTGCAAAACTACATATATATACTGCAGGAATAGACAACGCAggcaaatatatttataaaaaaagttggACGCAGCCTTGAAACAGGCAATGACAGAAACAACAATGGAATGTTTAAGCTagtcaaatatatataaaattcctCTTGggtttaaaatgtttaatgacaTGAAACACTTCGAATATTGATTTTTCTGAGGATATATTGTTGACAAACGACATGCCATTTTCTAATTGTGTTTAGTTGTGTTATAAATGTCTATACCGAGAGTGTTAAGGACCAGAATTTTTGTGAGAAACAAAACGTGTTTGGTAGTTGGCCATTTTACAATTGATTGTTAGAATTAACTAACAGGTAAAGATAATTAAAGCAAAATGTGTAAAACATAGATATATTTGTGTAATACTACTTTATGACTCAAAATAGTCTGATCATAGGGCGTCTACAATATGACTGAACACAGTTGGAAAAATTGCATGATCTATAATCTTACGACGTTTGTAAACAATATTCTGATATAAGTCAGGTTTCCAAGTGTCTTTAGATTATTATAATTTTTAAGATCAAATTTGAATTACGCGAGTAAAGGTTTGTAAAACATACGCAGGTTAGATAGTTGGTCTACtaatgtcaaatagtagaaaCTTATAAAACGGTACACAAACCCTCTCTCACGGACTCGCTCTAATCTTAGAAAGTTATTAGTGTTTATTGTTACGAATACCCATAAAACTTCCATTAGTTTTATATTAGCTGCGAAGAACGTAAAAACATTGCCTTAACTCCATTTGAAGATATATCACTATGTTGTCAAAGAACTTGAAAGTCACGTCAAGCAGTTCTTCAGATGAATCGCTCGATTGTATAATGCCACAATTTGTGCTGTGTTTACGGGATTTTAATCTAGAGCTACGCATTGATGGTAAAGAAATCACTGAGGATGAATACCTAGAGGACTGCCTCAAGACCAAAGAAGTAAAAACGCCAGAAGACGACAAATACAATCGTCCCAGAGAGTgcattaaaaagtattttacacGTAGGAAGGTGTTCACATTCGACAGACCAGCAGGAAGAAGTGTCATGAGACGTTTAGACACAGCTCGAGATGAGGACCTTAACGAGGAGTTTATCCAAGAAACAGAGCGGTTCATGTCCTATGTATATGACTGTCCCGAGAAAGTTCTTCTTAACAAATTGCCAGTAACAGGCAGCAGTTAGTAGTTTTCATGTTCtatattttggtcaaaaatgtcaAGACATATATtgataaaagtaaatataagCAAACAATGCACTTAAACTAAAAAAACTGAATTATAAAGTATTGATAGTGTTAATGGTGATCcagttttaatttttacataaaacatattttaaaatgtaaccACGTCACATCCTCATAATTAGATTCCAAGATTTTAATATACATGTGAGATTATACTTAGCTAGCCATTTTAGTGATGTAACCATGTTCGTTATTGTGATGGTACATATCAAAGAAATTTATGTTGTCATTAAACTTTTTATTCCTTTGTGTAGTGTTAGCAAAACTTATACGGTTCTACGTAAAAGCAATAAACGAAGGAAGTGTTCCATGTGTCGAGGATGCAATGATGACAATGTCAAGATTAGAAAACGAGCGACATACAAAGAATGCCGTGGAGGAATACAAAGCGCTGATTAAACAAATACAACTGCCAGTCTTTGACAAAAAGACACTACATAATTCTAATTTGAAATACCAAGAAAACACTTTATCAAAATTACATTCTAAACTATTGTTTGATACAGACAAAAAGATTGAAAAAGCTACAAAGGTAATGGGTTTTGTACTTTGTACATTGTACTAATTTTACTAGTCTATACATGTTGACATGCTGAAATATATTGTTTGTTCGCGTTTTTTGCTTCCAATGATTGTATCAATTATCACAATAACGGCCTGTAAAATGTCTGTCCGTACATGGGCTCTTTGCTGTTATATAGTACATTCGATATTTCTAAATTATATACGTCTCATTTCGTCTCGTATACAAACTCGGTCAAACCTAGTCTAATATTATTTGTTTGACTGCATGAAATGCCTCTTTAGGATCTTCTTATTCATgaaaaatcaaatgtaaataaagaaTTTGAAATTGTTTGTTTGAGTACACAGTGATTTAGCATTAGTTTGTTTtggttaatttcttttttttcatttcttgtacatcataaataaaattctttCCGGCCTTTCCGGCAGTCACATGAGCTACAAGTGAACAAAacaaatatctattttttttctgattggcTTGTTacaaataaataagcaaaatcGTACTTGTGGCATGTTTCTACCTTTATCTGTATTCActtcaaatttcaaatgtttatttgaagttgacgtgtttaaaatatttgattagtTGATTAGTTGCTTAGCCTACCTCGCAAGACTGGCACATGTTGTAAGCCGGATAGACTCTTCTTGCAAGCATCACGACACCAAACAAACGCCTAGCTGGTTGCCCGCACTAAAACAGCGTACGTCGCAAAAGTAAAACCAATGATTTAGTTAGgttttgaaaaaacaaatcaGATTGAATAAGACAAATTACATATCTTTAAGTCCAAATTGATGTTTTACTCTGCATGACTTTTATAAAGATCTAGTAATAAAGGGAgacaatcaaaaacattttttgataaatctTTCTACTTCTGATAATCAGTATATGTCCAATATCTATTTATCTATTCATTTGCACATATCGTACATTGTATAAAACAATTCTTCAAAGTAGGATCTTATATTCATAACACAATTGTAACAGCTATTCATTCTTAAATAATGACATTATGAGCTTCTAAAACCAATAATGGTACATTGTTTTAAGAAAAGGTTTGCTAGCAACTAATTGCAAGTTATGAGACGCAAATGGATATCAAAGTTAATACTTAATTGTTATTGCAGATGACCACAGTTTCTTCCTTGTATAGAACATATTAGGACGTCAGTGTAACATTTTACATCACATTTAAGCATCTTGCGTAATGTATAAATCCTTATGTGCAGTGGTTATCTCATCAAACGTAGTTCCGTACAAGTGAAATTTACAGATAAGGTATCATTTACATTTTCACAGGCTGAAATGCAAACACTATATGAACAACTCGACCAGCAAAACGGAGACCTTTTATATGAACATTGCGTTGATAAGCTCCATGAAATGCACAAGAAAAGTATTAAGATTAACAAAGAAAAGGGAAAGTATGCTGTCGCTGGAGGACATACAATTTACAACAAAGACATGCATGATCTTTTCGAGGAGTATAATAAAGACCTCGAAACTACTGAGTTTGCTGAGGTATGAATATTTGATTATGCGATTACTTAATAATTCTTTCAAATTTACTGCAATGCATTTACGATATTGTGCTTTAAACTATATCCcttatttataaatgtaaactAAAATGGATTATGCAttcattcaacatttttatattgaattttgaaatataaatatccTATTTAGTCAGTATTATGCCGTTGCAGAGGCAAAGGGCTCAAAGCGATTTTGAAAGAAGAATGCTATCGGAAAGCAAAATGATAATGGATGTAGACAAAGCAAAGTCGGAGAAGGAAATAAAAGGTACATATAGTACATCCTCACTTTGTGTTGcgatttttcatttatatgtacatgtagtttgtttttattttataattatcataaattACGCTCTTGCATTAACTAAGTGTTAACTGTATAATACGCTTTTTTCGCATTTGCATTAATTTCATTGTCTCGCTGATTATTGCAGTTATtaataatttcttgttaaattgaTTTTAGAAATACGAAACATAAGAAATTATAGTATATAAACCTTATCTAGTTTTATTGAATCAAGTCCCACATATATTGTGATAATGTACGCACACAACAAACAGTACAATTTCATCATTTGACAATTATATTTCTGTTCCAAACCTTTACTGCATAATATGTTATTTTCTTATAACTTTTACATACCACTGTATCGGCGAAATTACGATCAcactgattttcattttttgcaaaagaaacatgtttttgcTTCACTAAATGTAAGGGAATTCAGCGGTAAATCcgctggcaccagaccagaaagaaaacatGTACAGAAGCATTTCCTTCTGGTCTGGTGTCAGTGGGTAAATCATACTAATATTGCCAGAACTTTACTTCATTTATTGATTCAAATTGCTTACGTTAGAAACAACAAAAACTACATCACAAGAAATTTAATTACACTTTTTGCATGTGGCTGATAAACTAAGTACCTTGCTCATTGCAGTATATCATACTAAGTAAAtagaatatgttgtttttttttttttttttttttttttttttgttactgacGATTATATAATAAAGACGTTGTGTAAAATTGAGATATGACAGTCATGTGAAAGTAAAACCCGATTAGGATCGCCGATATAATTTATCTTACCGATCTTTACTTAATACTTCTGGTGTTCATATTTTTGATATACGGGTTGTTGAACAAAGTTAAGTATATAAGAGTGTATATTGCATATGTAACATTTATCATTCATAATCGATAACAATGCAGCTAGAAAATGTAAAACAGGATTTAAGGAAAACACAAAAAGCGGAGAAGAAGAAATTAAAGTTGAAActtgaaaatcaaagaaaacaacatgAAGACGAACTTGAAAAGATTCGAAAAGAGGAAAGACAAAGAGAGGAAAGAAGAATGGAAGAATTGGAGGAAGAAGTTCGGGAAACACGAAAAGCGTATAAAGAAAGCACAATAAGGTGTGCCAAATTAGAGGCTAGAACAAACCGACTACAAGAACAAAGCTATAGAGCGAGATCAAATACAACTGTGGAGCAGGAAAAATGGTGTATATTGTCATAATATTGTAATGCTTGACATATACTATATAATTAATCTCTGAACATAAACAGTATAACAAAGACAACTTACATACGTAAACATTCAATgttataaatgtatgttatttataGTTTTGGATGCTACTGTCACTGTGATGAACCAAGCCTATATGAATAGCAtctactttaacatgtttaacaatGTGTATTCTTGCATTTAATGTTAATGTACTTTCGTTTAAAACTAGttagtaaattttttatttattttttttttttttgtgggggggggggggtgttaacgccatttttcaatagtatttcagtcatataacggcgggcagttaacctaaccagtgttcctggattctgtacctggtcaccagcacaaacctgttctccgcaagtaactgccaacttccccacatgaatcagaggtggaagactaatgatttcagacacaatgtcgtttatcaaatagtcacgggtAAAGATAATTCACActgatgataaaacaaaattgattaataggcatatttcttatttttatttcttatttccgaaaataaaattaattaatgctTAATCATCAAAATATGATTAGTAATATACCATTTAAGCAAAAAGCTTCTACTTGTCGCGGAAAGGTTTTTACACAAATTCTACAAGACAAAAAGAACTTAATATGTCaaagatttcaagatttttgcagcatatcaattttgtatgtcaataaagcagaaaaatatttttatcatatcaaCGACATATTTCTTGTAGATTTCATTGGAAAAATAGCGGTATgacaacatgtaaaaatgaaagagatttgttagtgacatctATGTATATAAATACTGATGTACTCTAGTAATTTATAAGACCtgatatctttaaaacatttagttgtagATTATATGTTAAATGTAGTACCTTCTTTTTTCAGTTGTACTTGGTTTTAGAATTGCAGGAGCAGACAATTCCCTTAAAAGTTAAGACGATTGCGATGACATGTGCCATCTTTTCATATACATACCAAATTCCAAAGTTCTAGCTAGCTAGGCCGTGTTGTTTTGCACAAGACGACTTCCAAAGTTGTTCCCTAAACAACGTGAccccagggcgaggccatatttgatcctagtgggataatttgaacacttggTTGAGCCCCCGCTCCTCCCCTAGATGATGCCGAATACAAAATATCCAAGCCCTTATGACCTGTTgttttggacatgaagatttatatgtttttcctttcggttgccatggcaactagaagtatctatggaattcaattatttgaaaacaattttaaagtagACCATCcgaggaacatccctgtgaagtttcatcaaaattgacctgAAAATAAAGGAGGTGTTTTTGTATAGAAGAAaatgtggacggacagacggtgagcgatcacaatagcctacccctgagcactttgtgctgaCGTGAGCTAACAAAAAGCGCTAAAATGTCAGAAGCAATCATTTTCTTGTGTACAAGACGATGTTTAAATTATGCGTTGCTACATGAACGCTTAAAATAGTCCTTTTTGTTCAAATAATCATTACTTATGAGGCATGAGGCAAGGCCGTCGCCGCCGGTCCGGCCGGGTCATACATAGCCGAACCGCTTGTCTGCCGAGCatgatatatactttttttctCGCTACTTCTCTCCAAAATACTGTTTATGCGTTCAAATTTCTCGATTTGTTAATGCAATTATGACAAGAATCGATGACGCATGTACTTAATTGATTGGTCACTGTCATTGATATGCATGCCGTGGGGTATCAAAACCACTTCTCGTCAAAGAAAGTGATTATGAAATATCTACCTGCTTGATCATAATGAGCAGGTATTATTGAAGATTATATTAAAGGGATGATGTATCAAAGACTTCGAACCCGGCTGTCCTTATTTCattgatctttattttttttattaaaacactaCGATATATGATAATGAacaagttaaaaatgttttgataaattgcTCTAAATCAAGATAcatgtagttattttaaaataaagaacatTCCGACCACCATTTTCAGTAAGGAAATACCCAGGAAATATAGTTCCAACTATTGTTGAGACTGTCTGTTAATGCCATTTTCTATGTCAAAATGGATGTATATTTGATTCAAAAGTTTCCACAATATTTCCTTGGTCAGAAAATTGTAAAGACAATTTTTCAGTCTGCATTATCGAGAATAGAACATGTCTATGTAATGATGAATCTAAGGACCTCACATCTGGTCATCTGTGCCTGGCATTATATGGACGGTCAGTTGTCCTGAGCAAATCTAGACACAGCATTCATGGCAAGTGGATTCTTTATTGAATTGGTTGAAACgcaaaatgaaaaaacaaaaaaacatatgcGCTGACGTATAAAATGATACGTTATAAATTGTAGCTCTTTCAGGTCAACAGAGGTTGTAAAGAACATACAACACTTAAAGCAATAATGTTAATTAATGCATGGAACTCATCTCCGGGCATCGTATTTTGCAACACATTTTAGCTCAGAGAAAGCACGAGCGCAAAGAATTAATACATACTAACTGTTTACGTCGTGTTATCGGTGCCAAGAAAATCTACAAACCTGTCGTCACTCTACCACTCATACATGAAAATATCAATGATAAAATACTGTATTAAATATCttacatttaatgatttatttattacAAAGAAAACTTATTTACTCCTTAAAACAGATAAAGGTCAATACCAAACAAACTTGGCTTTCCGACTGAAGAAAAATATTGTCCGACTTAGGGGTAATGTATCTTTGGAACGAacaattaaaaattgaaattctttttaacaaaattaaacaaagaattaTTGGTACATAATTGTACTTGTAATTATGGTacttttattagaaaaaatatatgcaaTGTATTACAAAAGGCAGGGACCTAGGCAAAACCTTCtttacatgaagaatttaacgtcACATCAGAGAGTAGCatgtgaccttaaccactcgggcacgGAAGCCCCTTGAATTATTAAAAGACAAACACATAAGAATCCTCCCTCGTGATAGCCATCTACCTGCAGCTTTGGCCGCCTTAGAACAAACAAATGGCTAATGTGAAAACACAGCTTCATTAACATtataatgatgattataataGGGTCTTTTTTCTAATCAagttatttaaaaagtaaaactgacATATGTTATTGCATATATGAATTAGGTTATTGACTGACCATATGATGAAGGCCCGCAAAAATCTAATCACAACATATACACCAGTCCTGTATAACAGATACTAATAACCACATTCATTctaaagtcattttcaaaagcatttcgTGCAGAACCCGCACAACAGTaactgtttaaatggttttaagtaactaaattatttgaaattctaCATAGAATAATATCATCATGTAACGCGTTCTATTATTAAGTTTTGATAAATCTATTTTGGAACTGACGCTACAATGACAACAAATCTACACCAACCCTATAATCTGAAGGACCCAAAATTAATACCCTGTATTGAAATATAATGTCGTTTCCGTTAACTTCTTTCCATGACAAAAGATTCagaccaaacaaatgattttgcATATAAGCTTATATTTCAGCAACCACTGGTGGAAAGGGATTGTAACTACACACTCCTGTAGACTGTGAAAATATAATATGCAATGCAAAGATTTATATAATTCCATTTTGCATTCTTCACAAATCAGTGCCCAATTTTGACTAACGAATGTTTATATAAGAAGTTGGTTTTCAGCTGTTATCTCAGTAAACACTTGTTGAAATGAATATAAACTTCACACTTTTCCTGTGAAAATCTTGCGTGCAATGCACATAGTTCATATCTCCATTTTGCCTTTTCACAAAGTAATGTCCAGTGTTTAAACGTATTATTGTTTAGTT
This is a stretch of genomic DNA from Mercenaria mercenaria strain notata chromosome 4, MADL_Memer_1, whole genome shotgun sequence. It encodes these proteins:
- the LOC128556431 gene encoding guanylate-binding protein 2-like; this encodes MSEEVSDNREMTGVELEKENDDHGEVVDETTDLQQIQNEIDKTGISMESISISEKRMELKAVECGNLEAVEGAESDQENLSGKAGIHGRSVGKCEKPAELKADSVSHFGVADNTLKDLEKMSEEINKNWESLAIFEKPMELITAKDGNFEIVEDTVRDLEKIESPLNVVAIAGLYRTGKSYLMNRLAGKTNGFILGSSIESTTKGVWAWCKTHPTKESHVLLLLDTEGLGDVKKGSIDHDNKIFTIVTLLSSTLVYNTMSAFNQDAVEKLTYITMLSKNLKVTSSSSSDESLDCIMPQFVLCLRDFNLELRIDGKEITEDEYLEDCLKTKEVKTPEDDKYNRPRECIKKYFTRRKVFTFDRPAGRSVMRRLDTARDEDLNEEFIQETERFMSYVYDCPEKVLLNKLPVTGSMLAKLIRFYVKAINEGSVPCVEDAMMTMSRLENERHTKNAVEEYKALIKQIQLPVFDKKTLHNSNLKYQENTLSKLHSKLLFDTDKKIEKATKAEMQTLYEQLDQQNGDLLYEHCVDKLHEMHKKSIKINKEKGKYAVAGGHTIYNKDMHDLFEEYNKDLETTEFAERQRAQSDFERRMLSESKMIMDVDKAKSEKEIKGTYSTSSLCVAIFHLYVHVVCFYFIIIINYALALTKC